The Arachis ipaensis cultivar K30076 chromosome B10, Araip1.1, whole genome shotgun sequence DNA window AACAAAATAATAGTTAACAAAGTTAAAAATgatatatgtatttttatttactCACAATCTTAGATATCTCTTAGTTTTTTTATAATACAATATAATAATATTAGATAATCAactttttttcaattaatatacatcatctaatttttttaattatttaatttatcttaaattctaaattttaaataatgAACTTTTAACTctaaatcttaaattataaacttaaatactaaaattaattaatgttagctaactaaaaattagtttttttttttattttttcgacacaataatattatttaaatatttttatgaacATTGCTAGGCGccctttataaaaaaaatttgtagaACAAAATTGTCGAATATCATaacaaataaatgaataatataCAAACAtacttaataataatattattattagggGTAGCAACATTATTCAAATATGCGGATACTCATTCCGTCTCTATTTGTTCGGGACGGATAATTATTTGCTCCGATGCGATGTAAATTTTCTGCAGGACGGACTCTTGGGCAGGGCGGGACGAGACAGAGTTGGGTTTAGGTAATACTCGCCCCCTACCCGTctcggtatatatatatatatatgtaaaataattagtaaaatgattaataatattatattatatttaaatttttaccttaatttatgttatgtatgtgtCATGTGATGATGTTTATATaaagtttgaaatttaattttatttgttggattttaataattatagagaTGAATACCTACAGAAGCGAGTAAAGATTCAACTTTTTACTACTCTTGGATAGAAATATAGGACGGATTCTATGCGGTTATTATAAGATGAGGCGGAATCGGGTAGAGCAAAAATCTGCCCCATTGCCACCCCctaactactactactactaataataataataataagaaatcTTGTCCATTGtcccaaaagaaaaagaagattccAACGTCAATAAAAAGCTACACAAACGTGAGTGAACAATCAAAACAAAcatatcaaaaaataaataaataaaattaaagaaggGAGTGAAAGACTTAAAAAGTTAAGTGGGAAAAAAAAGGAAGAGCTGGTTGAGACTTGAAGATGCTGAACACATCAAAGCAGCAGTTAATTTCATCGATGACCCAAAATTCTTGATGCAAAATCTTTTAGCTTCCTCTTCCTACTTCAATGGCttcattttctctcttctttctttttatacTTCTTCTACTACCACCGTATTCTCTTTGCCAACTTCAAGGTATGTatgtatcttcttttttttttttttcactgtgTAGTCATAGAAATACTATACAAAAACCAATGAACTTTAGTTTTTAATTTCAGTTTCAATTCTGTCTTAGTTCAAGCAAATTAGAAATCACCATGCATGCCTAAACACCTGAACTTATGTAAGTTTATCAACGTAGAAATGAGAAATCCTGAGAGCTTGTTTGTGAGTTTTGAAGTGTGAAGTTTAGTCCCATTTATATTTCAAAACCCTAAGTTGAAAGCATATGTTTATTCTGTTTAATATCGTGTTATTTTTGTGATGgaatgaagaaaataaaaataaaaataaaagcaaaatcaTGAGGGGGCTCTAGTTATGTGAGATCATTGTGATTTTGGGGATGCAGAGTTTGTGAGCATTGACTGTGGTGGAACAAGCTACTACAATGATTCAACAACAGGGTTGCCATGGATTCCGGATTCTGAGATCATGAAACATGGCAAAGCTGTGGAAGTTCAAAACCCAAATGGTGGCAGCAATATGATTCCTCTTCAGTACAAGACAAGGAGGGACTTTCCAATAGACAGCAGAAAGTACTGTTACACACTGAAAACTGAGGAGAGGAGAAGGTATTGTTGCACGCATCGGTTAAGTTTCGATTAAATGAGACATCAATTTAAGGTTTTCGGTCAATATGTGACATTTGGCCCATGGTAGTTccgtgagtttaattttgatgtattgatAGTGTAAATTATCATCTACAGTCATTTAGTCGCATTCATTCTTGTGAATGTCCACTCATGCGGTGGTGCGACTAgtagttatttttgttaatatgaCAATACGTAGTTAGATACATGTGTAAAACATCTTTGCACTGAGGATGCATGAAAATTAAATCCTATTTTCTTACTTAATCTGTTACTCCTTCTGTCCGATAATATAGGTCATATTTTATGAAACTTTGTTCACCAATATAATTCGTTTGAATAGTTTAAGGATGTTTCAATATACTTTTTCCATTACACCCCTTTTTCAGTGATTATCTACTCCAGTAGGCTTAATCTGTGTACTTTTCCCAAAAGTGACTTATATTTGTGAACTTGTATGCTTCTCAATTTTGGTGTATGCTAATCGCTTGAACCGAACAGGTACCTTGTCAGAGCAAGTTTTCAGTATGGGAACTTGGGAGATGGAGACACATACCCTCAATTTCTGCTCTTCTTGGATGCAACAAAATGGGCCACTGTGTCAGTCTATGATGCATCAAGGGTCTATGTGAAGGAGATGATTTTCAGAGCACCCTCAGACTCTGTTGATGTTTGCATGTGTTGTGCCACCACTGGCTCTCCATTCATATCCACACTGGAGCTTAGGCCCTTGAATGCGTCAATGTATGCCACGGAGTTCGAGGATGATTTCTTCTTGAAAGTGGCTGCAAGGATTAACTTTGGTGCTACTAGTGAGCATGCTGTCAGGTTCGCAAGCTAACCCCCGCTTCAAAATTCTCTATTTTGCATATGTTGTATAGCATTTGGTAAGTAAACCACTGTTTTGATCCTTGAAAGACTAGTTTGTTCACAAAATGGTTGCTCTAAGATTGATAGTGATCCTGTAGTAAAAGGTTTATTCTGCTCGACAAATCCACCTAAGATGAGAACTGTTTTTGTCAGTAAACTAATGTTTCAAGGGCCAAAACGATGGTTTGCTCAAAACTCAAGTGAAGCTTCGTAACCTGAAAAGGTACCACGGGATAATTATCAATCTCTCAGTTACTATTTTGTTAGAAAACTAATCTTTCGAGAGATGTAGTTTACTCAGCTTTAACCACAAGGATTAGAAACTTTCTAAAACTTGACCTCAGAGACCTTAGCTAAACTTCTTGCAGCATGTGGCATGGCAAGCTTGATAGGGGAAAATGGATAAAAggatatttttttccttttggtacCTTTATCTTGAtttatttatgattattttaACAAGTACTTAATATATCAGGTATCCAGATGATCCATATGATAGAATCTGGGATTCGGATCTCATTAAAAGACAAAACTTTCTTGTTGGGGTGGCCCCAGGCACAATTAGAATTAACACAACAAAGAACATAGATATACAGACAAGGGAATACCCTCCTGTTAAAGTGATGCAAACCGCGGTTGTAGGCACAAAACGGGTACTCAGCTACAGACTGAACCTTGAAGACTTCCCTGCCAACGCTAGAGCTTACGCATATTTTGCGGAGATCCAAGATCTTGGTAAGAACGAGACTCGAAAATTCAAATTGGAGCAACCTTATATACCTGACTATAGCAATGCAGTGGTTAACATAGCTGAGAATGCAAATGGTAGCTACACTCTATATGAACCAAGTTATATGAATGTGAGTCTGGATTttgttctttccttctcctttgctAAGACCAGGGATTCTACTCAAGGACCTCTTCTAAATGCAATGGAAATAAGTAAATATGTTGAAATCGCTTCCAAAACTGACAAAGAAGATGGTAAGCTTTTAATATCAGTATATATTTTGCGAAAATAACTTTTGGTGCATGGGTAGTATACCATATTATATGAATCGGTATATGACTAAGTACATACTGATATAATCATTTAACTTACATAAACATACTTTCATTTTGCAGTAAATGTAATAAATGTGTTTCGCTACTTGTCTTCCGATACTGACCCAAATAATGGGGATCCCTGTGTTCCAACACCTTGGGAGTCGGTTAATTGTAGTGCAGCTACCCCTCCAAGAATCACAAAGATGTAATATCTCCATATCTTTTATTTAACCTGAAATTTCAAGAATGGTGAAATTAAACACAAACAATGCTGGATTCCGAAAGTTTAAGCATGATGTTAGAATCACTTATAAGATATTTGAAATGTTcaaaaaatatatcacattcTAAATGTATTCTGCTTTACTGAAAGTTCAAAAAGTGCAATATTTTTACTAATTCTAAAAATTTTGTAATAGAAACCTGTCAAGAAGGAATGTTAAAGGTGAAATTCCACCAGAGCTCAACAACATGGAAGCATTGACAGAGTTGTAAGTGAATCANNNNNNNNNNNNNNNNNNNNNNNNNNNNNNNNNNNNNNNNNNNNNNNNNNNNNNNNNNNNNNNNNNNNNNNNNNNNNNNNNNNNNNNNNNNNNNNNNNNNNNNNNNNNNNNNNNNNNNNNNNNNNNNNNNNNNNNNNNNNNNNNNNNNNNNNNNNNNNNNNNNNNNNNNNNNNNNgagttattttgattttacttcTTTAGTTTACTTTTCTTTTGTAATATTGTTCTCGTTTCCTTAGGTGGTTAGATGGCAACTTGCTTACAGGAACACTACCTGACATGAGCAATCTTATCAATCTAAACATTGTGTACGTTCAGTTTCACACACAGCattcatttatttatatttttgagGGCTCTCTGATGGAACCAAGAATCAATATTTTGTAAATGGCCCTTCTGAGTTTTTCTTTGTgccttttttcttgttttctcattttattttcaaCTAATGACATGCAGGCATTTAGAGAACAACAAATTGACTGGTCCATTACCGTCTTACTTGGGTAGTTTGCCAAATTTGCAAGCACTGTAAGCAGCAGTTAATCTTTAAAATTTATCATTTCTACTTCTAGAGCAACTTGACAGATTTTCATACTTAGCCCTTTACGGTCACTATTTTGATGTATATACTTCTTAGATTGTTACCTCTCAGATCTTTATGGATCGTCTGTGAATATTTGACAGGTTCATACAGAATAACTCATTTAGCGGAGAAATACCAACAGGACTATTATCTGGAAAAATCATTTTCAAGTGAGTATGCTCAGCAACTTGATGATTTTACTAGCATTAACCCCACTTACTACCGATGCCGAACAGCCACCGAGACTAATTTAAAGTAACTTCAGTATGAACATAATAGGATGAACATCTTTTCATATTTGGTATGCAGATTGAAGTAATGACCATGTTTATTTTCACTTTCAGCTATGATAATAATCCTGAACTACATAGAGGGAACAAGAAGCATTTTCAGTTGATACTAGGAGCTTCAATTGGAATACTAGtaatattattactattattcttAACAAGTCTTCTGCTAATGCATAATGCACGGAGAAAGGCAGCTAAACAGAAATGTGACGAAAAAGGTTTGTCAGATGACTCAAAATCTAGTACTTGGTAAATACTCAAGCTCTTCCATCTAAGTGTTATTGTGTGGTGCAGGGATTTCCAGAGGTAGTACAAAGCCATTAACCGGATACTCATTCGGTAAGGGTGGGACTTTAATGGATGAGGGTACTGCTTACTATATTTCACTCTCGGAGTTGAAAGAAGCTACTAATAATTTTTCGAGAAAAATCGGGAAAGGGAGCTTTGGATCTGTCTACTATGGGAGAATGAAAGATGGAAAGGAGATTGCGGTTAAGACTATGACTGATCCATCCAGCCATGGGAACCAACAATTTGTGACTGAGGTAGCATTTCCATATTTCATATTTGAATTCCAATATACAATGAGTTCTGAAGAATCTACTATTATAAGTTGTTACCTGCTTTCAATCAAAAGATAATTTATGCTCCTCTAATTTTTATTAGCATAGCATTTTCCTAGTTTAGAACCccttttttatcttttgttttcttttatcatttttctaattttctttatgAATGTCTTTATCTTGTCATTCAGATATATTTTACTTTTAATCAATGAACAATTTGTCCAATTAATAGATTGAAATTGAATGATTGATCTCTAaattgttggatttttctcattCATTGTTGAATGTTTTTGGCTTTGACTAAACCCACATGTATTTCTCTTAATCTAAGAAGAAACAAAGATAGGAATTGTGAAAATGCAAATATATCAGAACTAGAAATAGAAACTATGAAATCTTAATTCCAGCTAAGTTCTAAAAATGCAGAAAGTCTACTTTACAATACAAATATTTTACTACGGTTGGAGAAACTAGAAAAATATGACAGAAAGCTTAAATTTTAAGCTCATTGATTACATATCATAAATGCAGGTAGCTCTCCTCTCAAGAATTCATCACAGAAACTTGGTTCCTTTGATTGGATATTGTGAAGAAGAATATCAGAATATTCTTGTTTACGAGTACATGCACAATGGAACATTAAGGGATCACCTTCATGGTCTAATTCCACTCCCTcatattcatttatttttatttagtcgAAGTTGTGTGATGATGTATATTTCGATGTTTTGACAGAAGGTTCGAGTCAGAAACAATTAGACTGGTTAGCACGGCTTCGGATTGCAGAAGATGCAGCGAAAGGTTGATTAATCAATTTCTTGGTCCATAGGTAAACTTAGTAATTTACTATCAAAATTAATATTCAAAAGTGAAATTTCCTATTTCTGTAGGCCTTGAATACTTGCACACAGGATGCAATCCTAGTATTATTCACCGAGATGTAAAGACGAGCAATATTCTCCTCGACATCAATATGAGAGCGAAAGTGTCAGATTTTGGACTATCAAGGTTAGCTGAAGAAGATTTGACTCATATATCAAGTGTTGCAAGAGGAACTGTAGGCTACCTGGATCCTGAGTAAGCTATGAGTCTCATGCATGATCAGTGATATCTTTGTTAGGGTAATATGTTGAACTAAGTTTCTATGtgttcggtttttttttttaatgaacagGTACTATGCAAGTCAACAATTAACCGAAAAGAGTGACGTATATAGTTTTGGAGTTGTTATGCTGGAATTGATATCTGGAAGAAAGCCGGTATCACCAGAAGATTATGGTCCTGAAATGAATATAGTTCATTGGGTATGTGtggtttattatttttctttagtaCTTAAGTCTCACCATGGTTTCCAAACAAAAGCTGAAGTAAAACTGAATAAGAAAATATACAGAAGACAAAGTAGTCCAAGATTTGAAGGTGACGACTTCGTCCTTCACTATTACCTTCTTGGACAAGTTCATCACTTACATGTACGGATTTTGTAAGGAAGGACTAAATTATCACCCTTTTTGATTGCCCGGGGacaattttatcattttaaaaccATGAGGGACGAGATGTGGAGCCTTGGAGCAACTTCAAGCCATGAAAACAGCCACGGATATATTTTATCAGATCATGCTGCATACATTACACCCTTTGGGTGTGGCCCTTTCTTGGATCCTGTGTTAATACGGGATGTTTGTGCACCGGGCCCTTTCCTGCATACATTATCTTCCATGTTTTTGGCCAATGACGAAATTGGGAGTTCACTCAAAAGAAAAAGATAGCAACTAGTCCAACTAGAAAATTTTTTCACCACTTTGAAAATCATTGTTTTGCAGGCAAGATCCTTAATCCAAAAAGGCGACGTGGTAAGCATCATGGATCCATCCCTGGTTGGGAATGTCAAAACCGAGTCAGTTTGGAGGGTTGCTGAAATCGCCATGCAATGTGTGGAGCAACATGGTTTCTCCAGACCAAGAATGCAAGAAGTGATTTTAGCCATACAAGATGCCTCCAGGATTGAGAAAGGTTCATCAGAAAATCACCTAAAATTATCATCTTTATCTTCAGGTAGCTCAAAACCACAATCTTCAAGGAAAACATTACTTACAAGTTTTCTTGAAATTGAAACCCCTGACTTGTCACAAGGTTGTCTCCCATCAGCAAGATAAACATCTTTTCTAAGGAGAAAGTTTATGCTATGACCTTAACCAGAAATCTTGGACTATGCAAAAACTCAAAAGGAGAAAGTTTTGCACCCCAAGTAATCTTACCCAACTTGATTGGAGGATAATTTGGTTTTGACCAAAAAAATGATGTTAAGGTATGATTTAGTCAAGTGTTGTATTGCACTGCATACTATGTTTATATCATAGTGAAACTCACTGGCTAGTGGCTAGTGATATATGATGATACCTTTAAATCTTATAACCAATGAAATTGTAATATTCTACCTTCTTTATCTGTATTTGGCAATTTTTCATGTATTAAATGGGTTATTCTGATTTAATTAGCCTACTTGTAAACTGGAAGATGAATAAGGATATATTTTTCggtataatattatttttctcaaattttctgtttttggtcTGCATATTCTTTTCCTAGTTAAAAGCAGAGCTATCAAAATGAGTCGACTCGATTtgcacattttttttttaatattgggtTAACAATGGTTTTTTCTAAATTGCGATATCctgtggtatttttttaaaatgtgggaTGATTTAATTTACCGagtacaaatcggaccgtccgatttatgtttaaaaaattaaaaaaatttggaataCACAAATCGGATCGTCCAATTTGtatattcaaaatttttttttattttttaagcacAAATCGGTGGGTTCGATTTGTGTACcccgaatttttaaaatttttaaaaacaaatattTGTGCACCTcctataattttaaaaaacaccaaaaattatcaCGTTAAGATATAACATTCCTCCTACttttatattcaaattttttaacCCTCGATTTGCTCATAAAAATAGATGAGTCTAATCAATAAAAATACAACTCGTTTATAAACGGACCATTTTAAGAGGGTTCAAGTGAATCGGTCATTAAGTCTATTGTCTTCTTTTTCAATATATAGTCTTATTGTTGTAAAATATTAATATCTTAACTAAATTTTGCGGACTTTAGTTAATTAAGtatgaaaaaatatataaatgtaTCATAAAATCTTTTGACTCGAACGTTAactaaaaaagattttttttaacttaataatttagttttattaaaaaaaaaatgcgcGAAATAAGTCAACTTATTTATTGATCAGCTAATGTCGAATTCAATTATGGCTCAAGTTGATTCGAATTCGGTCATCCATCCATTTCTCAGTTATAACTAAGGTTCAGTTTTTTTCGTAATCTAAACTGAAACTACACTAAACTATTTTAAATAGTttaaaaattgaatcaaattattTTGTtacataaattaattttaaaccaGTTTATAACAGTACAATACAATACACCAGTTTAAACTAGTtcgtaaaaataaaattagttttaattaaaaaaatttatttaaattaatttataaactagttttaacatataaaaaaaaaataatttttacacactctctctcccttctctctctccttaGACTATCTAAAGTAAAAAACTCATTCCAGTTCCTATTTATAGCTCACCTGTCATAAAAAAGTAACTCGACATCAGTTTTTGCGCGATAAACAGTAAATAGGACGTGGGGGGCGTGGTGGACACGTGGCAGCATTCTGGCCAACACGTGGGGGGCGTGTTGGACACGTGGCAGCTTCTTAGCCAATACGTGGGGGGCGTGTTGCAACACGTGGAGGGCGTGTTGAATGATTTCCATACTACTGTAATAcacttcaaatatcaatattcaaccaaaataccatctctctttccatattaaaaataatttctgcatAAAATACACCTCTTTCAAAATTGTACAGGGACTCTCTTTTCCTTCTTTCCAATGGTTAATTCCCTTTGTGTCAGAAAAAGTTTAATACGAACCAAACCATTAGAGTTGCTCTTaccctctttctcctcctccctctctttctctctcccttctttccatctttcttctcggcctctctctttctcctatctctctctttctctatctttctccttctttttctcttcatctctctccCCTCCtttttctcttcatctctcttccttctttttttcttttttctcttctataTTATCTCACAAAAGTAAACATTTTAACATATTttgtatatttaaaaatttaaaattataaaatatttaattttcatAACTTCAAAAACtgatttaaataaatatataaaaataaataggtCTCCCAAAGAATTTAAATATTTCACTTTTTAAAAGATAAGTAacgtttttgtattttctcaatTAATCGAGGACTTATTTAtcgtttttttaaaaaaaaattgattaatattcactaaaaaattagtttttagtattatTTAATTGTATCATTGCAAATTTTTCTATTCCCTTCAAAAACGATTGTAAACAAATCTCGCGAATATAacctaagaaaaaaaatttttttttcgaaatctatgtagaaataaataaataataaataaacacagCAGCGTAAAGTTCCCGTTCCTGTTCTCAAGGTACGTTTCCGACTCAATTTTCTCCGTTCCTGTTCGATTTTCTTCCCTGTAAGTGCTTTTCTTTCACTGTTCAATGCTTTTCAAGAAGCTTCTTCAGTTCTTATTATAGTTAGTATTCACTTTCACTGGGTTCTGGCACTCAAGTTTGGATTCAATTTGTGCTCTTTTTTGTCAGTCTTTTATCCATTTCGTGGCGTTTCTCGTTGCTTAATTGCTTATTCCAATGCGTTTTGTTCCCCAATTGGAGCTCTGCCGAGCTGCAATTAGGGTTA harbors:
- the LOC107622990 gene encoding probable LRR receptor-like serine/threonine-protein kinase At1g67720 isoform X2; amino-acid sequence: MASFSLFFLFILLLLPPYSLCQLQEFVSIDCGGTSYYNDSTTGLPWIPDSEIMKHGKAVEVQNPNGGSNMIPLQYKTRRDFPIDSRKYCYTLKTEERRRYLVRASFQYGNLGDGDTYPQFLLFLDATKWATVSVYDASRVYVKEMIFRAPSDSVDVCMCCATTGSPFISTLELRPLNASMYATEFEDDFFLKVAARINFGATSEHAVRYPDDPYDRIWDSDLIKRQNFLVGVAPGTIRINTTKNIDIQTREYPPVKVMQTAVVGTKRVLSYRLNLEDFPANARAYAYFAEIQDLGKNETRKFKLEQPYIPDYSNAVVNIAENANGSYTLYEPSYMNVSLDFVLSFSFAKTRDSTQGPLLNAMEISKYVEIASKTDKEDVNVINVFRYLSSDTDPNNGDPCVPTPWESVNCSAATPPRITKINLSRRNVKGEIPPELNNMEALTELWLDGNLLTGTLPDMSNLINLNIVHLENNKLTGPLPSYLGSLPNLQALFIQNNSFSGEIPTGLLSGKIIFNYDNNPELHRGNKKHFQLILGASIGILVILLLLFLTSLLLMHNARRKAAKQKCDEKGISRGSTKPLTGYSFGKGGTLMDEGTAYYISLSELKEATNNFSRKIGKGSFGSVYYGRMKDGKEIAVKTMTDPSSHGNQQFVTEVALLSRIHHRNLVPLIGYCEEEYQNILVYEYMHNGTLRDHLHGSSQKQLDWLARLRIAEDAAKGLEYLHTGCNPSIIHRDVKTSNILLDINMRAKVSDFGLSRLAEEDLTHISSVARGTVGYLDPEYYASQQLTEKSDVYSFGVVMLELISGRKPVSPEDYGPEMNIVHWARSLIQKGDVVSIMDPSLVGNVKTESVWRVAEIAMQCVEQHGFSRPRMQEVILAIQDASRIEKGSSENHLKLSSLSSGSSKPQSSRKTLLTSFLEIETPDLSQGCLPSAR
- the LOC107622990 gene encoding probable LRR receptor-like serine/threonine-protein kinase At1g67720 isoform X1, coding for MASFSLFFLFILLLLPPYSLCQLQEFVSIDCGGTSYYNDSTTGLPWIPDSEIMKHGKAVEVQNPNGGSNMIPLQYKTRRDFPIDSRKYCYTLKTEERRRYLVRASFQYGNLGDGDTYPQFLLFLDATKWATVSVYDASRVYVKEMIFRAPSDSVDVCMCCATTGSPFISTLELRPLNASMYATEFEDDFFLKVAARINFGATSEHAVRYPDDPYDRIWDSDLIKRQNFLVGVAPGTIRINTTKNIDIQTREYPPVKVMQTAVVGTKRVLSYRLNLEDFPANARAYAYFAEIQDLGKNETRKFKLEQPYIPDYSNAVVNIAENANGSYTLYEPSYMNVSLDFVLSFSFAKTRDSTQGPLLNAMEISKYVEIASKTDKEDVNVINVFRYLSSDTDPNNGDPCVPTPWESVNCSAATPPRITKINLSRRNVKGEIPPELNNMEALTELWLDGNLLTGTLPDMSNLINLNIVHLENNKLTGPLPSYLGSLPNLQALFIQNNSFSGEIPTGLLSGKIIFNYDNNPELHRGNKKHFQLILGASIGILVILLLLFLTSLLLMHNARRKAAKQKCDEKGISRGSTKPLTGYSFGKGGTLMDEGTAYYISLSELKEATNNFSRKIGKGSFGSVYYGRMKDGKEIAVKTMTDPSSHGNQQFVTEVALLSRIHHRNLVPLIGYCEEEYQNILVYEYMHNGTLRDHLHEGSSQKQLDWLARLRIAEDAAKGLEYLHTGCNPSIIHRDVKTSNILLDINMRAKVSDFGLSRLAEEDLTHISSVARGTVGYLDPEYYASQQLTEKSDVYSFGVVMLELISGRKPVSPEDYGPEMNIVHWARSLIQKGDVVSIMDPSLVGNVKTESVWRVAEIAMQCVEQHGFSRPRMQEVILAIQDASRIEKGSSENHLKLSSLSSGSSKPQSSRKTLLTSFLEIETPDLSQGCLPSAR
- the LOC107622990 gene encoding probable LRR receptor-like serine/threonine-protein kinase At1g67720 isoform X3; amino-acid sequence: MASFSLFFLFILLLLPPYSLCQLQEFVSIDCGGTSYYNDSTTGLPWIPDSEIMKHGKAVEVQNPNGGSNMIPLQYKTRRDFPIDSRKYCYTLKTEERRRYLVRASFQYGNLGDGDTYPQFLLFLDATKWATVSVYDASRVYVKEMIFRAPSDSVDVCMCCATTGSPFISTLELRPLNASMYATEFEDDFFLKVAARINFGATSEHAVRYPDDPYDRIWDSDLIKRQNFLVGVAPGTIRINTTKNIDIQTREYPPVKVMQTAVVGTKRVLSYRLNLEDFPANARAYAYFAEIQDLGKNETRKFKLEQPYIPDYSNAVVNIAENANGSYTLYEPSYMNVSLDFVLSFSFAKTRDSTQGPLLNAMEISKYVEIASKTDKEDVNVINVFRYLSSDTDPNNGDPCVPTPWESVNCSAATPPRITKINLSRRNVKGEIPPELNNMEALTELHLENNKLTGPLPSYLGSLPNLQALFIQNNSFSGEIPTGLLSGKIIFNYDNNPELHRGNKKHFQLILGASIGILVILLLLFLTSLLLMHNARRKAAKQKCDEKGISRGSTKPLTGYSFGKGGTLMDEGTAYYISLSELKEATNNFSRKIGKGSFGSVYYGRMKDGKEIAVKTMTDPSSHGNQQFVTEVALLSRIHHRNLVPLIGYCEEEYQNILVYEYMHNGTLRDHLHEGSSQKQLDWLARLRIAEDAAKGLEYLHTGCNPSIIHRDVKTSNILLDINMRAKVSDFGLSRLAEEDLTHISSVARGTVGYLDPEYYASQQLTEKSDVYSFGVVMLELISGRKPVSPEDYGPEMNIVHWARSLIQKGDVVSIMDPSLVGNVKTESVWRVAEIAMQCVEQHGFSRPRMQEVILAIQDASRIEKGSSENHLKLSSLSSGSSKPQSSRKTLLTSFLEIETPDLSQGCLPSAR